One genomic region from Leptospira tipperaryensis encodes:
- a CDS encoding tetratricopeptide repeat protein, translating to MMKFLNIVVLIFVLFLQENIYATPDSDYVPVAGYKNNPDAMKLRKFAGTERRVGLRLILNGIGKSEYSYARRAVVETLRDNSYFILNDLSDLKKIKTPSLKDQRGSKKNLHKNLLMTFVLNRSKTKDGNEILSFKMDWKNLGTKEQIHFESGNRIVDREIPNIQKLLRNWKSEILPIQDVFFISELRCVSNDKKTTRFLEIGCKALLQKDRHLASAKKYWKKAERIRLSEYDQESIRNNLGYYFISIGNFKKAEECFMEADSLDSSTDYRKHRYQLEEIQIFREKYPYYGDQGVLKNESHIFSYQIKVLQALKAKA from the coding sequence ATGATGAAGTTTCTAAACATTGTAGTTTTGATCTTCGTTCTTTTTTTGCAAGAGAATATATACGCCACACCTGACAGCGATTATGTGCCGGTGGCCGGCTACAAAAATAATCCCGATGCTATGAAATTGCGAAAATTCGCGGGGACTGAAAGACGGGTCGGTCTCAGGCTGATTCTAAACGGAATCGGTAAATCTGAATATTCTTACGCTCGACGGGCCGTTGTCGAAACTCTCCGGGACAACTCTTACTTTATCCTAAACGACCTCTCCGATCTAAAAAAAATAAAAACGCCTTCTCTAAAAGATCAAAGAGGCTCCAAGAAAAACTTGCACAAGAATCTTCTGATGACCTTTGTTTTGAATCGCTCGAAAACAAAGGATGGAAACGAGATTCTTTCTTTTAAAATGGATTGGAAGAATCTGGGAACCAAAGAACAGATTCATTTTGAATCCGGAAATCGGATCGTAGATAGAGAAATTCCTAATATTCAAAAATTGTTACGGAATTGGAAGTCGGAAATTCTTCCGATTCAGGACGTATTCTTTATCTCCGAATTGAGATGTGTTTCCAATGACAAAAAGACGACCCGATTTTTGGAGATAGGATGCAAAGCCTTGCTCCAAAAAGACCGGCATCTGGCATCGGCCAAAAAATATTGGAAGAAGGCCGAAAGAATTCGTTTGTCCGAGTACGATCAGGAATCGATCCGAAACAATTTAGGTTATTATTTTATTTCCATCGGAAATTTTAAAAAAGCGGAAGAATGTTTTATGGAAGCCGATTCTTTAGATTCTTCTACGGATTATCGAAAACATCGGTATCAATTGGAGGAAATACAGATCTTCCGAGAAAAATATCCTTATTATGGAGATCAAGGCGTTCTAAAAAATGAATCTCACATCTTCTCGTATCAAATAAAAGTTTTACAAGCCCTGAAAGCAAAAGCATAG
- the rsx gene encoding LIMLP_03685 family anti-sigma factor: MDNEKYSGRRTRMQKALANEMTRSELSEFLSNEKSKKEFFSLMKLKHKIESIEDVSKKQNVSEFFPKKRSFDFKIGLLVAASFFLISSFAVYFRFFSEIKQEFEIVRSVVTGVCKVENEKQTLKINSGNDSFCDFKIEGELGLILRVFPNTEFEVSKNDETFSLQLNSGIVIFSTHKKNPSTKVRATVHKIQSELLGTTLTLISEKSSGRYQILVLEGGVRVKTGLSENRKSYDALVGYSVLEAENPQELTMDSELKIIKTEASDQAKYSGLSENSKRLLNDKDSKHDPETISYLKKEIQMDSGSANPVYRITLKNKKTYLGTVEENENSYILTDSEGNRKEIDKKEILELELVQ, from the coding sequence ATGGATAACGAAAAATATTCCGGCCGAAGAACGCGCATGCAAAAAGCCTTAGCCAACGAAATGACAAGATCCGAACTTTCCGAATTCTTATCGAACGAAAAATCCAAAAAAGAATTTTTCTCTCTGATGAAACTCAAACACAAGATCGAATCGATCGAAGACGTTTCTAAAAAACAAAATGTCTCGGAATTCTTTCCTAAAAAAAGAAGTTTCGATTTTAAAATCGGCCTCTTAGTCGCTGCTTCCTTCTTTTTGATTTCTTCCTTTGCCGTTTACTTTCGCTTTTTTAGCGAGATCAAACAAGAATTTGAAATCGTAAGATCGGTCGTCACAGGGGTTTGCAAAGTCGAAAATGAAAAACAAACCCTCAAAATCAATTCCGGAAATGATTCTTTTTGCGATTTCAAGATCGAAGGAGAGTTGGGTCTGATTTTGAGAGTATTTCCGAACACCGAGTTTGAGGTCTCTAAAAATGACGAAACATTCTCTCTCCAACTAAATTCTGGAATCGTAATATTCTCGACTCACAAAAAAAATCCTTCCACGAAGGTTCGTGCGACGGTTCACAAAATTCAGTCGGAGCTATTGGGCACGACACTTACCCTGATTTCAGAAAAGAGTTCGGGACGTTACCAAATTCTTGTCTTAGAAGGCGGAGTGCGAGTAAAAACAGGACTTTCCGAAAATCGTAAAAGTTACGATGCGTTAGTCGGTTATTCCGTCTTGGAGGCGGAAAATCCTCAAGAGCTAACAATGGATTCGGAGTTAAAGATAATAAAAACGGAAGCAAGTGATCAGGCAAAATACTCGGGGCTTTCCGAAAATTCGAAACGTTTGTTAAACGATAAAGATTCGAAACACGATCCGGAAACCATTTCTTATCTGAAAAAGGAGATCCAGATGGATTCGGGTTCCGCAAATCCGGTTTATAGAATCACTCTAAAAAATAAAAAAACCTATCTGGGGACCGTCGAAGAAAACGAGAATTCTTATATCTTAACCGATTCCGAAGGAAACCGCAAAGAGATCGATAAAAAAGAAATTTTAGAATTGGAATTGGTACAATAA
- the nuoL gene encoding NADH-quinone oxidoreductase subunit L, translated as MEISNLVPALVALPLIGFLISGLFGKWLKGFTGVLSTGVVFLSFALALVSFFQFHPMERSVPEIVTLFPWFEAGGLKVSLAYQVDQLSLYMILIITGIGSLIHLYSIGYMKEDPGFTRYFAYLNLFIFAMLNLVLAENLILLFLGWEGVGLCSYLLIGFDYHKDSAANAGMKAFITNRIGDLGMLLGIALVFWYTGSLSFTEIAEAIPEVPSFRYILPIAAACFFIGAIGKSAQIPLHVWLPDAMAGPTPVSALIHAATMVTAGIFLIARLNPIFLSAPQVGHWIVIIGSVTAFLAATVGLFQNDIKKVLAYSTVSQLGYMFVAMGAGAYVAGLFHLMTHAFFKALLFLGSGSVIHALHHEQDLRNMGGLKKQMKITWITFLVGSLAISGIPPFSGFFSKDLILEKSYAYGTLFYGLGIITALLTAFYMFRMTYLAFYGESRVSSHKASHLHESPLVMTIPLVILSIGAAITGFLEVPHFLFGGVDVLTRYFAPIFLRGTEISQMIVKQSLDGHEANASIELILVAVSVAVAVSGIFIARTIFLTGKNVPVEEESLSGLKRVLSKKYFVDEFYRDFIVDPILLLGKFFANYVERNFLDLMLRGTGRVAVAISLVLRRVQTGIVVDYAILIVFGTVAILSFFLLRGL; from the coding sequence ATGGAAATTTCTAACCTCGTCCCTGCGTTAGTCGCGCTTCCGTTGATCGGCTTTTTGATTTCGGGACTTTTTGGCAAATGGCTGAAAGGTTTTACCGGAGTTTTATCCACGGGTGTGGTCTTTTTATCCTTTGCTCTGGCGCTCGTTTCTTTTTTTCAATTTCATCCTATGGAACGTTCAGTTCCCGAGATCGTAACCTTGTTTCCTTGGTTTGAAGCGGGCGGCCTAAAGGTTTCTCTCGCATATCAGGTCGATCAACTTTCCTTATATATGATTTTGATCATTACCGGAATCGGATCCTTGATCCATCTCTATAGCATCGGTTATATGAAAGAAGATCCGGGTTTTACGCGTTACTTCGCGTATTTGAATCTTTTTATATTCGCGATGTTGAATCTGGTACTTGCAGAAAATCTAATTCTTCTTTTTCTCGGATGGGAAGGAGTGGGGCTTTGTTCTTATCTGCTGATCGGTTTTGACTATCACAAGGATTCCGCCGCAAACGCGGGGATGAAAGCCTTTATCACAAACAGAATCGGCGACTTGGGAATGCTCCTCGGGATCGCACTCGTTTTCTGGTACACGGGTTCTCTTTCTTTTACGGAGATTGCGGAAGCGATTCCGGAAGTTCCTTCATTCCGTTATATTCTTCCGATTGCCGCTGCATGTTTTTTTATCGGAGCCATCGGAAAGTCGGCTCAGATTCCGTTACACGTTTGGTTGCCGGATGCGATGGCGGGACCAACTCCTGTGTCCGCTCTGATTCACGCGGCTACTATGGTGACGGCTGGAATCTTTTTGATCGCAAGGCTCAATCCGATTTTTCTTTCAGCTCCGCAAGTCGGTCACTGGATCGTGATCATAGGATCGGTAACCGCGTTTTTAGCCGCGACTGTGGGACTTTTTCAAAACGATATCAAGAAAGTTTTGGCGTATTCCACCGTATCTCAGTTAGGTTATATGTTCGTAGCAATGGGGGCGGGCGCCTACGTCGCCGGGCTTTTTCATTTGATGACTCACGCGTTTTTTAAGGCGCTTTTGTTTTTGGGTTCCGGTTCTGTGATCCACGCGCTTCATCACGAACAAGATCTCCGCAATATGGGCGGACTAAAAAAACAGATGAAGATCACTTGGATTACTTTCCTTGTAGGATCTTTGGCTATTTCCGGAATCCCGCCCTTTAGCGGATTCTTTTCCAAAGATCTAATATTAGAAAAAAGTTATGCTTATGGAACCCTCTTTTACGGACTCGGAATCATCACGGCGCTCTTGACCGCGTTCTACATGTTCCGAATGACCTATTTGGCTTTTTATGGAGAATCTCGTGTCTCCTCACACAAGGCTTCTCATCTCCATGAATCTCCTCTCGTGATGACGATTCCTCTCGTGATCTTGTCGATAGGCGCGGCGATAACCGGATTTTTAGAGGTGCCACATTTTCTTTTCGGAGGAGTCGACGTACTAACTAGATATTTCGCTCCGATTTTCCTAAGAGGAACCGAAATTTCTCAGATGATCGTCAAACAAAGCTTAGACGGTCACGAGGCGAATGCGTCGATCGAGTTGATTCTTGTAGCCGTTTCCGTCGCGGTGGCGGTTTCCGGAATTTTTATCGCGAGGACGATTTTTCTCACCGGTAAAAACGTTCCCGTGGAAGAAGAATCTCTTTCCGGTTTAAAACGAGTTCTTTCTAAAAAATACTTCGTGGATGAATTCTACCGCGATTTCATCGTGGATCCGATTCTTCTTCTTGGAAAATTTTTCGCAAACTACGTGGAAAGAAATTTCTTGGATCTGATGTTGCGAGGCACGGGGAGAGTCGCGGTTGCGATCTCTTTGGTTCTGCGAAGGGTTCAAACCGGAATCGTGGTAGACTACGCGATCCTGATCGTTTTTGGAACGGTCGCCATTCTTTCCTTTTTTCTACTGAGGGGGCTGTAA
- a CDS encoding TIGR04452 family lipoprotein, whose product MFGKTKAWNLLFLFWILFYNHCAYLNINPSLVTGKEAKDIISDRLLVSQLVYIMGLAESEPTRSASLAGLTLTIVIPDSMGIDEKKMYQKDAVDECADRIFLVSIVSTALSTFVCDASNPPISIPVISKKL is encoded by the coding sequence ATGTTCGGAAAAACTAAAGCCTGGAATCTTCTTTTTCTTTTCTGGATCCTCTTTTACAATCATTGCGCTTATCTTAATATAAATCCTAGTCTTGTCACGGGAAAGGAAGCAAAGGATATCATTTCCGATCGACTTCTTGTCAGTCAGTTGGTCTATATCATGGGTCTTGCGGAAAGCGAACCGACTCGATCGGCTTCTTTGGCGGGCCTTACACTTACGATCGTAATTCCGGATTCTATGGGAATTGATGAAAAGAAAATGTATCAGAAAGACGCCGTTGACGAATGTGCGGACCGGATCTTTTTAGTTTCGATCGTTTCTACCGCGCTTTCCACATTTGTCTGCGACGCGAGCAACCCTCCCATTAGCATCCCGGTGATCAGTAAAAAATTGTAA
- a CDS encoding NADH-quinone oxidoreductase subunit M: MDFPPFILSIFLFLPLIGVPFLFLSNKVYWLRFISGTFTLVPFLILVGLYFKYDPENASLQFVDRIRDVVVSGNLRIDYHVGMDGFSLLLCGMSSLLFFLSTLATWSSITSRIREFYIYLMIVEMSVHGVFLSGNLVQFYIFWEAMVSPMVLMVGIWGEDQRVKAAIKYLIFSFTGSVLMLAGILILYFKTGTIVIEDLSTGLLPEIPKNIRLFMFFTFVLAFAIKVPLFPVHTWMPDVHSQAPTVGSVDLSGILLKIGLYGFIRLAIPLFPEEMLEYRELLGGLAIAGILYGAIIAMAQENSKRVVAFSSLSHMSFCMLGILSFTEEGMAGGMLQMINHGFTAGMLFFMLGMLHERIGNNDIAKAGGLSKLLPVFSVFFAIGIFSSLGVPGTNSFIGEFLIILGSIKANVVYGALAATGVVFAAGYLLLFAKRMIFGEPTKNLTEHHDLNLKEWAILIPTVVMIFWIGIYPKPFLRVLEPSVRVALNSASAKVIQDRSLKEKDLNDKPFERKYTSYKSLGADPSSYEERLKGYQSKYALPESIRKGKETTPEGDEEAVQ; encoded by the coding sequence TTGGATTTCCCGCCATTTATACTGAGTATCTTTTTATTCTTACCTCTCATCGGGGTTCCGTTCTTATTTCTTTCCAATAAGGTTTATTGGCTGAGATTTATTTCGGGAACATTTACGTTAGTTCCCTTCTTAATACTCGTAGGTTTGTATTTCAAATACGACCCCGAAAACGCCTCTCTTCAGTTCGTGGATCGAATCCGAGACGTCGTAGTCTCCGGAAATTTAAGGATCGACTATCACGTCGGAATGGACGGCTTTAGCCTTCTGCTCTGCGGAATGTCGTCTTTATTATTCTTTCTTTCCACGCTTGCAACTTGGTCGAGCATCACTTCCAGGATTCGAGAATTTTACATTTATCTAATGATCGTGGAGATGAGTGTACACGGAGTTTTTCTATCCGGAAATCTCGTTCAGTTCTATATCTTCTGGGAAGCGATGGTTTCTCCGATGGTATTGATGGTGGGAATTTGGGGAGAAGATCAAAGGGTAAAAGCCGCAATCAAGTATCTGATCTTTTCCTTTACCGGATCGGTCCTGATGCTTGCAGGAATTCTAATCTTATATTTTAAAACGGGAACGATCGTAATCGAAGATCTTTCCACGGGACTTCTTCCCGAAATCCCGAAGAACATTCGTTTGTTTATGTTCTTTACGTTTGTGCTCGCGTTCGCGATCAAAGTCCCTTTGTTTCCGGTTCATACTTGGATGCCCGACGTTCACTCGCAGGCTCCCACTGTGGGATCGGTGGACCTTTCCGGAATTTTATTAAAGATCGGGCTCTACGGATTTATTCGCTTAGCAATTCCGTTATTTCCGGAAGAGATGTTGGAATACCGGGAACTTTTAGGAGGACTCGCGATCGCGGGAATTCTCTATGGAGCGATCATTGCGATGGCGCAGGAGAATTCCAAACGAGTCGTCGCGTTTTCTTCTCTTTCTCACATGAGTTTTTGTATGTTGGGAATCTTGAGTTTTACGGAAGAGGGAATGGCAGGTGGAATGCTGCAGATGATCAACCACGGATTCACCGCAGGGATGCTCTTCTTTATGTTAGGAATGTTGCATGAAAGAATCGGGAACAACGATATCGCGAAAGCGGGGGGCTTGTCCAAACTACTTCCGGTCTTTTCCGTATTCTTTGCGATCGGAATTTTTTCTTCCCTCGGAGTTCCCGGAACAAACAGCTTTATCGGGGAATTTTTGATCATCCTCGGAAGTATCAAGGCTAACGTCGTCTATGGCGCGTTAGCCGCAACCGGAGTCGTTTTTGCAGCGGGTTATCTTCTTCTTTTTGCCAAAAGAATGATCTTTGGAGAACCTACAAAAAATCTTACCGAACACCACGATCTCAATCTGAAGGAATGGGCGATTCTCATTCCGACCGTCGTTATGATTTTCTGGATCGGAATCTATCCGAAACCTTTTTTGAGAGTATTGGAACCTTCCGTCAGAGTTGCGTTAAACTCCGCTTCGGCGAAAGTGATACAGGATCGTTCCTTGAAGGAAAAAGACCTGAACGATAAACCCTTTGAAAGAAAATATACATCCTATAAATCTCTGGGAGCCGATCCCTCAAGTTACGAGGAACGTCTGAAAGGATATCAAAGTAAGTATGCGCTTCCGGAATCGATTCGGAAGGGCAAGGAAACGACTCCGGAAGGAGACGAGGAGGCGGTTCAGTGA
- a CDS encoding NADH-quinone oxidoreductase subunit N — MNLIPNILDLFSILPALILAAGGVFLICLSVLFKTKEFLIVRYASGLILLIALASVFYTSFRFPGNGTYFGGQIENTIITFWLNLIYLSMAIGTAAIIPRILKNHKVEFPEFYPLLLFATCGMMLMTSGQDFILVFVALELMSICLYILIGMARSDLFSLEATLKYFLLGSFSSGFMLMGIAFLFGGSGSTNITLALKPLIIAGYQGNFAKIGLVLFLTGVAFKIALFPYHAWTPDAYEGALTPVTGYMATASKSASIGLLLILYTKLPMPLAETTWAWLPGILALCSMVYGNLLALKQENLKRMLAYSSIAHAGYVVAGISAGVHEEALFYLIVYSFVSLGAFAVLAYLEEGTRQVTFFSVQSLSGAKPLTAIAINVFFMSLAGVPPFGGFWAKLFLFQKLAESDTLMNRILLIGGVTNSALALYYYLRIGIATFMSSDEGEVTRNHSAPFSIGVTAVVVVCFFMVALGWFLLVPGKLLAIGALQYLSSY; from the coding sequence GTGAATCTAATACCAAACATCCTCGACCTATTCTCCATTCTTCCTGCATTGATCCTGGCTGCGGGTGGAGTTTTTCTTATCTGTCTTAGCGTTTTGTTTAAGACAAAGGAATTTCTGATCGTAAGATACGCATCCGGATTGATTCTTCTCATCGCTCTTGCGAGCGTGTTTTACACTTCGTTTCGATTTCCCGGAAACGGAACCTACTTCGGCGGACAGATAGAGAATACGATCATTACGTTTTGGCTGAATTTGATCTATTTATCGATGGCGATCGGAACGGCGGCGATCATTCCAAGAATATTAAAAAATCATAAAGTAGAATTTCCTGAATTCTATCCGTTGCTTCTCTTCGCAACCTGTGGAATGATGCTGATGACTTCCGGACAGGACTTCATACTTGTTTTTGTCGCTTTGGAACTGATGAGCATTTGTCTTTATATCCTGATCGGAATGGCGAGAAGCGACCTTTTTTCTCTCGAAGCTACGCTTAAATATTTTCTCTTAGGAAGTTTTTCTTCCGGATTTATGCTGATGGGAATCGCGTTTCTATTTGGAGGAAGCGGATCCACGAACATAACTCTGGCTCTGAAACCGTTGATCATCGCCGGATATCAAGGAAACTTTGCGAAGATAGGGCTTGTTTTGTTTCTCACGGGAGTCGCGTTTAAGATCGCACTTTTTCCGTATCACGCGTGGACGCCCGATGCCTATGAAGGCGCGCTAACGCCCGTGACCGGATATATGGCGACCGCGTCTAAGTCCGCTTCGATCGGACTTCTATTGATTCTTTATACCAAATTGCCGATGCCTTTGGCGGAAACGACCTGGGCTTGGTTACCGGGCATTCTCGCGTTATGCTCCATGGTCTACGGAAACCTACTCGCTTTAAAACAGGAAAATTTAAAAAGAATGCTCGCGTATTCTTCCATCGCGCACGCGGGTTACGTCGTCGCAGGGATTTCCGCGGGAGTCCACGAAGAGGCGTTGTTTTATTTGATCGTTTATTCTTTCGTGAGTTTGGGAGCTTTCGCGGTTCTCGCATACTTGGAAGAGGGAACGAGACAGGTTACTTTCTTTTCGGTTCAATCTCTTTCCGGAGCAAAGCCGCTTACCGCGATCGCGATCAACGTTTTCTTTATGTCCTTAGCGGGTGTTCCTCCGTTCGGAGGATTTTGGGCGAAACTATTTCTCTTTCAGAAACTTGCGGAATCGGACACGTTGATGAATCGGATTTTACTCATCGGGGGTGTAACGAACTCCGCGCTCGCGCTTTATTACTATCTCCGAATCGGAATCGCAACCTTTATGAGTAGCGACGAAGGCGAAGTAACAAGAAATCATTCGGCGCCCTTTAGCATCGGAGTAACCGCGGTCGTTGTCGTCTGTTTCTTTATGGTCGCTCTGGGATGGTTTTTACTCGTTCCGGGAAAACTTCTCGCAATCGGCGCGCTTCAGTATCTCAGCAGTTATTGA
- the nuoK gene encoding NADH-quinone oxidoreductase subunit NuoK — translation MNLWISGIPVEYFLTLAMIIFTIGVAGVMVRRSAVLIFMSVELILNSVNLVFVTFSKALHQVDGEVVVFFVMAIAAAEAAIGLAIVIAIHRLKKTSYVDEMNLMKW, via the coding sequence ATGAACCTTTGGATTTCCGGAATCCCCGTAGAATATTTTTTAACTCTCGCGATGATCATCTTTACGATCGGAGTCGCCGGCGTGATGGTAAGAAGAAGTGCGGTCCTTATTTTTATGTCGGTTGAATTGATCTTAAATTCAGTGAACCTTGTTTTTGTAACCTTCTCAAAAGCGCTCCACCAAGTGGACGGAGAAGTTGTGGTATTTTTTGTGATGGCGATCGCAGCCGCAGAAGCAGCGATCGGACTCGCGATCGTGATCGCGATCCATAGGCTCAAAAAGACGAGCTACGTAGACGAAATGAATCTGATGAAATGGTAG
- a CDS encoding NADH-quinone oxidoreductase subunit J family protein produces the protein MPLTDQPQLLLFFLFSTVMILSSLGVIFHPNAITAAVLLVLSFFSLAAIYAVMNAIFIATMQLLVYAGAIMVLVVFVLMLLSLRDDKPQFFIFEKPVKKLLYLTLVAFLGVLLITAVHDGIPSRTSQRIGYLSNSNVEYSFDIPKGGNTANGVGSTSSGNTAVVGTAMFLRYLLPFELISILLLAAVLGAVVLGKKNLANKGLEGEKP, from the coding sequence ATGCCACTAACAGATCAACCTCAACTGCTTCTATTCTTCCTGTTCTCAACGGTGATGATTCTCAGTTCTCTGGGGGTGATCTTTCATCCGAACGCGATCACAGCCGCCGTTCTGCTCGTTTTGAGTTTTTTTTCTTTGGCGGCGATCTACGCCGTGATGAACGCGATCTTTATCGCAACGATGCAGCTTCTTGTCTACGCCGGAGCGATCATGGTTTTGGTGGTTTTCGTTTTGATGCTTCTTTCTCTCAGGGACGATAAACCTCAGTTTTTTATCTTTGAAAAACCGGTGAAAAAACTTTTGTATCTGACCCTCGTTGCCTTTTTGGGAGTTCTTTTGATCACCGCCGTACACGACGGAATTCCTTCGCGAACTTCACAAAGAATCGGCTATCTCTCCAACAGCAATGTTGAATATTCTTTCGATATTCCCAAGGGCGGGAACACCGCTAACGGAGTCGGTTCTACTTCGTCCGGAAATACCGCAGTGGTCGGAACAGCGATGTTTCTACGTTATCTGCTTCCTTTCGAATTGATTTCCATTCTTCTTCTCGCGGCCGTTTTAGGCGCAGTTGTACTCGGAAAAAAGAATCTCGCCAACAAGGGATTGGAAGGAGAAAAACCATGA
- the nuoH gene encoding NADH-quinone oxidoreductase subunit NuoH codes for MNWNEILFWLLKSGLFFFILITACAYYTLAERRVAGFIQDRKGPNRAGIFGLLQPLADGIKFLTKEEVFPLQVNRVMYLVAPAISMTCAIMAWSVVPLGGQIPLPAFLQDATGLQFLDLQIANPDTGILFLFAISSLAVYGIIIAGWASNNKYSLLGGIRATAQMISYELPLSLSVASIVIITGSLKLTDISAAQVGLWNIFKLPGFIAFFLFVVAMFAETNRLPFDLAEAESELVVGFHTEYGAFKFALFFIAEYMNMITMSCVVTLLFFGGYQVPFGILDGHVLQPLFGLFFFLGKVLFFTFLFLWVRWTLPRFRYDQLMSLGWKKLIPWAILNIIIASIYIQF; via the coding sequence ATGAATTGGAATGAAATTCTATTTTGGCTTTTAAAGAGCGGTCTTTTCTTTTTTATCCTGATCACAGCCTGCGCCTATTACACTCTTGCGGAAAGAAGGGTCGCGGGTTTTATCCAGGATCGTAAGGGGCCGAACCGCGCGGGAATTTTCGGTCTCCTTCAACCACTCGCGGACGGAATCAAGTTTCTCACAAAGGAAGAAGTTTTTCCTCTGCAAGTCAATCGTGTGATGTATCTTGTTGCCCCCGCGATTTCGATGACCTGTGCGATCATGGCTTGGTCTGTAGTACCTTTGGGCGGTCAGATTCCTCTTCCCGCATTTTTGCAGGACGCGACCGGGTTGCAGTTTTTGGATCTTCAAATCGCCAACCCGGATACTGGAATTTTATTTTTGTTTGCGATCTCTTCTCTTGCGGTTTATGGAATCATCATCGCGGGCTGGGCGAGTAATAACAAATATTCCTTGTTAGGCGGGATTCGTGCGACGGCTCAGATGATCAGTTACGAACTTCCCCTTTCTCTGAGTGTCGCTTCGATCGTAATCATTACGGGTTCCTTGAAACTTACGGATATCAGCGCGGCTCAGGTTGGTCTCTGGAATATCTTCAAACTTCCCGGTTTTATCGCCTTCTTTCTTTTTGTGGTCGCAATGTTTGCTGAAACCAACCGTCTTCCTTTCGATTTGGCGGAAGCAGAATCGGAACTCGTAGTCGGTTTCCACACGGAATACGGCGCGTTTAAGTTCGCGTTATTCTTCATTGCGGAATACATGAACATGATCACGATGAGTTGTGTGGTAACCTTGCTTTTTTTCGGAGGTTATCAGGTTCCGTTCGGAATTTTAGACGGACACGTTTTACAACCTCTTTTCGGTCTTTTTTTCTTTTTGGGTAAGGTTCTCTTTTTTACGTTTTTGTTTCTCTGGGTGAGATGGACGCTTCCCCGTTTTCGTTACGATCAACTCATGTCGCTCGGTTGGAAAAAACTCATTCCCTGGGCGATCTTGAATATCATTATCGCAAGCATCTATATACAATTTTAA